The genome window CAATTCAAGATGGTCTGCACCTCACTCTACCTGTTTTTCTTtcgtataaatttttaaaaattcagaaATTATGTGTAAGAATCTACTGGAATGCTAATTGGGTTTCTTATGATCAGGAGACATTGGTGGATTTATTGGGCATGGCGGGCCGCCTTCCCTGCTTGCCGATGGTTGTTTGTTGCAATACTCGCGACGAGCTTGATGCCATCTCCTATGCCCTCTCCAACTTATCTTATCTTTCCGCAACCCCTCTCGTACTTTCTCTTTATTTTATGAGCTCTTCGAGTTATTATATTGGTGTACATTGTGTATAGCGGGCTTTATTCAGCTAATTCAGTGGTTCAAGTAATAGATTGTTGCACTTGAGGAatttttgttattgactagatacTACTAGTATGCCCTTTTGGGGAAAGAATTTGTGAACTGTAACAGTAAACTTTAGTGttatttagtttaaacaacATGAACTGCACCTGGTAATATCCCAGACGAGTCTTAACTAATTGCACTGACATATTTATGCTTTTCTGATTTGTCAGCTATATATGATTGTATAGCACACACTGTGAGTAGTAACATACATTTGCAGCCGACCTTGCACCAATATCTTTACGACGTTAGTGATTTCAGTGCTTCATGTAACCAGACCATATGGAGTAACAAATTTAAGCTCTACACTTTGAATTTGGAGTGTAATAGTTGATAGGATATAGTCGACATGTTTGTGACTACGTAAAGTTTAATTCTTACAAAAATGATTCCGTTCTGGCTTGCAAAACAATTCAATTATATGAAAATTGGAAACCTAGCAAATCCTATTCATTTTATAGGTCTGGTATTGTTAGACATTATACTCATTTAGCTTTCATGTCAAGATCCCTGTTATTTTTAGGGTTTCTAGATGATTCTTGAGTTGCTAATTtgctataaattatataataccaACTTAATCAAGAGAAGTATTCTGGCTAATACAGcatgttttgtttgttttgttgttGCTCTCTCAGTACAGTGACCTTGCTGAAGCAGACCGTGCTCTGGTTTTAGATAAATTTCGCCAAGCAACTATTAAATGGAACAGGAATCCTATCCTTCATTCCGAGGATAAGAATGATACTGAAAACGAAGAGCAAAAGTCACGTGTGGTAGTCGCAACAGATGCGTGCCTGCCATTAATAGCCTCTGGGGAGGCACCTGTTAGTGCTCGTGTGTTAATAAATTATGAGTTGCCTACCAAGAAAGTACGTAAGAGCTTTTTTTTggttgattttaaataattacctGATTCTGGCGAACTTCACCATCATAATAGCATAAGGATGTATAAGCATAGTTTTGTAAGTCTCTAACATAATTTAGTTTGAGTTCAGTT of Daucus carota subsp. sativus chromosome 3, DH1 v3.0, whole genome shotgun sequence contains these proteins:
- the LOC108215175 gene encoding ATP-dependent RNA helicase FAL1, with translation MDVGAAESASPNSPSNFSSQRHFYLAVDRLQFKMETLVDLLGMAGRLPCLPMVVCCNTRDELDAISYALSNLSYLSATPLYSDLAEADRALVLDKFRQATIKWNRNPILHSEDKNDTENEEQKSRVVVATDACLPLIASGEAPVSARVLINYELPTKKETYMRRMATCLAADGIVINMVVGGEVVTLKGIEESSSLVIAEMPINIFEML